A part of Rhodamnia argentea isolate NSW1041297 chromosome 8, ASM2092103v1, whole genome shotgun sequence genomic DNA contains:
- the LOC125316120 gene encoding probable NAD(P)H dehydrogenase (quinone) FQR1-like 1, whose amino-acid sequence MGAPAKSDVPIITPNELVEADGIMFGFPTRFGMMAAQFKAFMDATGGLWGSQKLAGKPAGIFYSTGSQGGGRETTLLTAITQLTHHSMIFIPVGYTFRAGMFEMEKVKGGSPYGAGTFAGDSSRQPSELELGLAFHQGKYFADTAKKLRASA is encoded by the exons ATGGGTGCTCCGGCGAAGAGCGATGTGCCGATAATCACTCCGAATGAGCTCGTGGAGGCCGATGGCATTATGTTCGGCTTCCCGACCCGGTTCGGGATGATGGCTGCGCAATTCAAGGCCTTCATGGACGCAACCGGCGGCCTCTGGGGCTCGCAGAAGCTGGCAGGCAAGCCCGCGGGGATCTTCTACAGCACCGGGTCTCAAGGAGGTGGACGGGAGACCACTCT ATTGACCGCGATCACCCAGCTGACCCACCACAGCATGATCTTCATCCCCGTCGGGTACACCTTCAGGGCCGGCATGTTCGAGATGGAGAAGGTGAAGGGGGGGAGCCCATACGGCGCGGGGACTTTTGCCGGCGACAGCTCAAGGCAGCCTTCAGAGCTGGAGCTCGGGCTTGCGTTCCACCAGGGCAAGTACTTCGCCGACACCGCAAAGAAGCTTAGGGCCTCTGCTTAA
- the LOC125316125 gene encoding uncharacterized protein LOC125316125 isoform X1 yields the protein MSTKLSWVVGPAVSSSSETSGSEGGYVKGVVTYMVMDDPVVKPMSTISCVTLINKFNVQELGDLEEKVVDFGMDEAIKLLDASLHSKKVFTDIFFSEKEASA from the exons ATGAGTACCAAACTTTCATGGGTTGTTGGGCCAGCTGTGTCATCCTCGTCCGAGACATCTGGCAGTGAGGGTGGTTATGTGAAAGGGGTTGTGACATACATGGTGATGGATGATCCGGTCGTGAAGCCTATGTCCACCATTTCTTGTGTTACTCTCATCAACAAGTTCAATGTGCAGGAACTTGGGGATCTTGAAGAGAAGGTGGTAGATTTTGGGATGGATGAG GCCATAAAGCTGTTGGATGCTTCTTTGCACTCCAAGAAGGTGTTCACAGACATATTCTTCAGTGAGAAGGAAGCATCTGCATGA
- the LOC125316125 gene encoding uncharacterized protein LOC125316125 isoform X2 — protein sequence MSTKLSWVVGPAVSSSSETSGSEGGYVKGVVTYMVMDDPVVKPMSTISCVTLINKFNVQELGDLEEKVVDFGMDEDILSLLFM from the exons ATGAGTACCAAACTTTCATGGGTTGTTGGGCCAGCTGTGTCATCCTCGTCCGAGACATCTGGCAGTGAGGGTGGTTATGTGAAAGGGGTTGTGACATACATGGTGATGGATGATCCGGTCGTGAAGCCTATGTCCACCATTTCTTGTGTTACTCTCATCAACAAGTTCAATGTGCAGGAACTTGGGGATCTTGAAGAGAAGGTGGTAGATTTTGGGATGGATGAG GACATATTAAGCCTTTTATTCATGTAG